The following proteins are encoded in a genomic region of Enterocloster clostridioformis:
- a CDS encoding type II toxin-antitoxin system PemK/MazF family toxin, with translation MEDQFPQGYFYARKGEDKMGRKNRPVKIRKKSLPDVTRIQPPKRMDIWYAHLRENTGTSVQEGSRPVLVISNDMANKNSDVVTVIPLTSQMKRIELPTHCIIRDLLDEDSVVLAEQITAIPKWRLHRKLCSCTDEVQVNEIERAVKVQLGLEDI, from the coding sequence TTGGAGGATCAATTCCCCCAGGGCTATTTTTATGCCCGGAAGGGGGAGGATAAGATGGGCAGAAAGAACCGACCTGTAAAAATACGTAAGAAGTCGCTTCCTGATGTCACCAGAATTCAGCCGCCAAAGCGGATGGATATCTGGTACGCACATTTGAGGGAGAATACAGGCACTTCGGTGCAGGAGGGCAGTCGTCCGGTACTGGTCATCAGCAATGATATGGCAAATAAGAATTCCGATGTGGTCACTGTGATCCCGCTGACCAGTCAGATGAAGAGAATCGAACTGCCGACGCACTGCATTATTCGTGATCTGCTGGATGAGGATTCTGTTGTTCTGGCAGAACAGATCACAGCAATTCCGAAGTGGAGACTGCACAGGAAACTGTGCAGCTGCACGGATGAAGTGCAGGTAAATGAAATAGAAAGAGCTGTAAAGGTACAGCTTGGATTGGAGGATATCTAA
- a CDS encoding VRR-NUC domain-containing protein, which translates to MREREIEQKLKKETEKQRGMCFKFLSSVSGVPDRILLLPGGLVIFVELKKEGEKPRKLQEVQMRKIRELGFRVRVVDSEQGIQELMREIEDWKS; encoded by the coding sequence ATGAGGGAAAGGGAGATTGAACAGAAATTAAAAAAAGAAACAGAAAAGCAAAGAGGAATGTGTTTTAAGTTCTTGTCATCTGTTTCTGGTGTGCCAGACCGCATCCTTTTACTCCCTGGTGGTCTGGTGATTTTCGTGGAGCTGAAGAAAGAGGGCGAGAAGCCAAGGAAGCTGCAGGAGGTACAGATGCGGAAAATAAGGGAATTGGGGTTCCGTGTCCGGGTTGTGGACAGCGAACAGGGAATTCAGGAATTGATGAGGGAGATAGAAGATTGGAAAAGTTAA
- a CDS encoding phage antirepressor has translation MFEVFDYQGQQVRTDYKDEAVWFVAADVCRVLELGNPTRTVERLDDDEKGLTTIKTLGGDQQMVVVNEAGLYSLILTSRKPQAKEFKRWVTHDVLPSIRKHGLYAVDEVLNNPDLLISALMELKKEREEKKRLELENAVKAQQIAEMQPKVSYYDIVLACPDLVTITQIAKDFGLSAKKLNKILKEKKIQFKQGRTWFLYQKYAEQGYTQSRTYLYDEDNHTAMHTLWTQKGRLFIYELLKADGILPVMERE, from the coding sequence ATGTTTGAAGTTTTTGATTATCAGGGTCAGCAGGTCAGAACGGATTACAAGGACGAAGCTGTGTGGTTTGTTGCAGCGGATGTGTGCCGTGTGCTGGAACTCGGAAATCCCACCAGAACAGTAGAACGCCTGGACGATGACGAAAAGGGTCTTACTACTATTAAGACCCTTGGCGGAGATCAGCAGATGGTAGTGGTGAATGAAGCCGGGCTTTATTCTCTGATCCTCACGAGCCGTAAACCGCAGGCAAAGGAATTCAAGCGTTGGGTCACGCATGACGTATTGCCGTCCATCCGCAAGCATGGTCTGTATGCTGTGGATGAAGTGCTGAATAACCCGGATCTTTTGATCAGCGCGTTGATGGAGCTGAAGAAGGAGCGCGAGGAGAAAAAACGTCTGGAACTGGAGAATGCAGTCAAGGCACAGCAGATCGCCGAGATGCAGCCGAAAGTTTCTTACTACGATATCGTCCTTGCCTGCCCGGATCTCGTTACCATTACCCAGATCGCAAAGGATTTCGGGTTGTCAGCGAAAAAGCTCAATAAGATTTTGAAGGAAAAGAAGATCCAGTTCAAGCAGGGCAGGACATGGTTTTTGTATCAGAAGTATGCCGAGCAGGGCTACACCCAGAGCAGGACTTACCTCTATGACGAGGATAACCATACAGCCATGCATACGCTCTGGACGCAGAAAGGCCGGCTGTTTATTTATGAACTTCTGAAGGCAGACGGGATTTTGCCGGTTATGGAGCGTGAGTAA
- a CDS encoding DUF932 domain-containing protein: MKAGRSLQEVLMELQRQNQAKKDYIAPAQSMKLEKDGRTFQMGQEKIFSTTELFHRQLASTLAIPAKYYDLMQKEKPELLAENANAWLDTRQSNYMIRSMDYGTGPVARALLSERYRRIDNMEIASAVLPLFAGNDGYSVESCEVTENRLYLKILNKRLEMEVRKGDIVQAGVIISNSEVGLGAVSVQPLVYRLVCTNGLIINDFGERRNHVGRQAKMAEDFTLYSDETLEAEDKAFMLKLRDTTMAAIEESRFAQVVDKLKEAAGIPIKGNVQEVVELTGREFGITQDEQNGIFKYLVEGGDLSLYGLTNAVTRASQDVESYDRATALEGIGWQIMQRRELYV; this comes from the coding sequence ATGAAGGCAGGAAGAAGTTTGCAGGAAGTGCTGATGGAACTTCAGCGGCAGAACCAGGCAAAGAAAGACTATATCGCTCCGGCGCAGAGCATGAAGCTGGAAAAGGATGGACGGACTTTTCAGATGGGGCAGGAGAAAATATTCTCCACAACGGAATTGTTCCATCGTCAGTTGGCATCCACGCTGGCGATCCCGGCAAAGTATTATGATCTGATGCAGAAAGAAAAGCCGGAACTGCTGGCAGAGAATGCGAATGCCTGGCTGGATACCAGACAGAGCAATTACATGATCCGGTCGATGGATTACGGCACTGGTCCTGTAGCGAGAGCACTTCTCTCGGAAAGATACAGAAGGATCGACAACATGGAGATCGCCTCTGCGGTGCTGCCGCTGTTTGCAGGCAATGACGGATACAGCGTGGAGAGCTGTGAGGTGACAGAGAACAGACTGTATCTGAAGATTTTGAACAAGAGGCTGGAGATGGAAGTCCGGAAAGGCGATATCGTACAGGCAGGAGTCATAATCTCCAATTCCGAAGTCGGCCTTGGTGCAGTGTCCGTACAGCCACTGGTATATCGCTTGGTTTGTACCAATGGCCTTATTATTAACGATTTCGGGGAGCGCAGGAACCATGTCGGCCGGCAGGCAAAGATGGCAGAAGATTTCACGCTGTACTCGGATGAAACTTTGGAGGCAGAGGATAAGGCCTTTATGCTGAAATTACGCGACACCACAATGGCAGCCATCGAGGAGAGTCGTTTTGCACAGGTAGTCGATAAGCTGAAGGAAGCGGCCGGTATCCCAATCAAGGGCAATGTGCAGGAAGTCGTGGAACTGACTGGCAGGGAGTTTGGTATCACGCAGGACGAGCAGAACGGTATCTTCAAGTATCTGGTGGAGGGCGGAGACCTTTCCCTTTATGGACTGACCAATGCGGTCACCCGTGCCTCTCAGGATGTGGAGTCCTATGACCGTGCGACTGCGTTGGAAGGAATTGGCTGGCAGATCATGCAAAGGAGAGAACTGTATGTATAA
- a CDS encoding DNA polymerase produces MKELHIDIETYSSADLAKCGVYKYTESPDFEILLFGYSCDGGEVRVVDLACGEKLPKEILAALEDESVTKLAHNASFERVCLSRYLGYPTGEYLNPEEWKCTMVWSAYMGLPLSLAGVGAVLGLDKQKMGEGKDLIRYFCVPCAPTKTNGGRTRNLPSDAPDKWDVFKKYNVRDVEVEMQIQQKLERFPVPDSVWEEYAIDQEINDRGVRIDGVLVQNAIAMDTEIKEELKTKMQELTALENPNSVSQLSGWLADNGVETDSLGKKQVKALMEEVPEEIREVLRLRQQLAKSSVKKYQAMKNAACSDGRARGMFMFYGANRTGRFSGRLIQMQNLPQNHLPDLAEARALVRQGNLEAVKMLYEDVPDTLSQLIRTAFIPREGARFYVADFSAIEARVLSWIAGEEWRMEVFASGGDIYCATASRMFGVPVVKHGENGELRQKGKQAELSCIAEGSLVLTDRGLVPIEKVKQEDKVWDGEEWVSHDGVIYRGEREVITYEGLTATPDHFVWVEGKSEPVQLGFAATCGAHLVQTGDGGRALRLGKNYQSGEAMERKAESLLCSDTVHGLRCDTVAAQDKSDQWKIERVPELYSETSHSELAGKETGSSQAEMRESKRCRVCQLRCERDKVRVSQCDRSRTLSDQAVRTSKTGDGTGPDRQQRQLCPWEYSSGNKTGEFCKSKDNGTRQIRAEVLAVLPECCCPETEQWDEPGRNHSGCTDCGIREKEELANYKRTARLYDIRNAGRHHRFTVSGHLVHNCGYGGSVGALKAMGALELGMKEEELKPLVDSWRSANPNIVRLWGEIERAAIHVIKTKEPQQVKCLRFTYQSGFLFIYLPSGRKLAYVKPRLGENQFGGTSITYEGVGGTKKWERLESFGGKLTENVIQAISRDILCYAMRTLRCCSIVMHVHDELIIEADPRVSLEAICEQMGRTPPWTPGLVLRADGFTSDFYMKD; encoded by the coding sequence ATGAAGGAATTACACATTGATATAGAAACGTATTCCTCTGCCGACCTTGCAAAGTGCGGTGTCTATAAATACACAGAATCCCCGGATTTTGAGATCCTGCTGTTTGGCTATTCCTGTGACGGCGGTGAGGTCAGGGTCGTGGATCTGGCCTGCGGAGAGAAGCTGCCAAAGGAGATACTGGCTGCGCTGGAGGATGAGAGCGTAACGAAGCTGGCACACAATGCCTCATTCGAGCGTGTCTGCCTGTCCCGGTATCTGGGCTATCCGACCGGGGAATATCTGAACCCAGAGGAATGGAAGTGTACGATGGTCTGGTCGGCATATATGGGTCTGCCGTTGTCACTGGCCGGAGTCGGTGCTGTGCTGGGGCTGGATAAGCAGAAGATGGGAGAAGGCAAAGACCTGATCCGTTATTTCTGCGTACCCTGTGCGCCAACCAAGACCAACGGCGGCCGGACAAGAAATCTTCCGTCCGATGCACCGGATAAGTGGGATGTCTTCAAAAAGTATAATGTGCGGGATGTTGAGGTCGAGATGCAGATCCAGCAGAAGCTGGAGCGTTTCCCTGTGCCGGATTCCGTATGGGAGGAATACGCTATCGATCAGGAAATCAACGACCGGGGCGTAAGGATTGACGGTGTGCTGGTACAGAATGCCATTGCAATGGACACCGAGATCAAGGAAGAACTGAAGACAAAGATGCAGGAGCTGACTGCACTGGAAAATCCGAACTCGGTATCCCAGCTGTCAGGGTGGCTTGCTGATAACGGGGTGGAGACGGACAGTCTTGGAAAGAAGCAGGTCAAAGCTCTTATGGAAGAAGTGCCGGAGGAGATTCGGGAAGTGTTGCGCCTGCGTCAGCAGCTTGCAAAGAGCAGTGTGAAAAAGTATCAGGCCATGAAGAATGCTGCCTGCTCGGACGGCCGGGCAAGAGGGATGTTCATGTTTTACGGAGCCAACCGCACCGGCAGGTTTTCAGGCCGCCTCATTCAGATGCAAAACCTTCCGCAGAACCATCTGCCGGATCTGGCAGAGGCGAGGGCACTGGTACGGCAGGGAAATCTGGAAGCAGTAAAGATGCTGTATGAGGATGTGCCGGACACATTGTCCCAGCTCATCCGTACCGCATTCATCCCCAGAGAGGGCGCGAGGTTCTATGTGGCAGACTTTTCCGCCATCGAAGCCAGAGTGCTTTCCTGGATCGCAGGGGAAGAATGGCGCATGGAGGTCTTTGCTTCCGGTGGCGACATTTACTGTGCAACGGCTTCCCGTATGTTCGGAGTGCCGGTCGTAAAGCATGGTGAGAATGGTGAGCTGCGACAAAAAGGAAAACAGGCCGAGTTAAGCTGTATTGCAGAGGGCAGTTTGGTGCTGACGGATAGAGGTCTGGTGCCTATAGAAAAAGTAAAACAGGAAGATAAAGTCTGGGACGGAGAGGAGTGGGTGTCCCATGATGGTGTCATATACAGAGGAGAAAGGGAAGTCATCACCTACGAAGGACTCACAGCAACTCCAGACCATTTCGTCTGGGTTGAAGGGAAATCGGAGCCGGTACAGCTTGGATTCGCCGCCACCTGCGGCGCGCATCTCGTACAAACCGGAGATGGTGGGAGAGCATTACGGCTGGGTAAAAATTATCAGTCCGGAGAAGCGATGGAACGAAAAGCAGAATCACTGCTATGTTCTGACACAGTGCATGGGTTGCGGTGCGATACAGTGGCAGCTCAGGACAAATCTGACCAGTGGAAAATCGAAAGGGTGCCAGAACTGTACTCAGAAACGTCCCATTCCGAGCTGGCTGGAAAAGAGACTGGCAGCAGCCAAGCAGAGATGCGAGAATCCAAACGATGCAGGGTATGCCAATTACGGTGCGAGAGGGATAAAGTTCGAGTTTCCCAGTGTGATAGAAGCCGGACTCTATCTGATCAGGCAGTACGGACATCTAAAACGGGAGATGGAACTGGACCGGATAGACAACAACGGCAACTATGCCCCTGGGAATATTCGTCTGGTAACAAGACAGGAGAATTCTGCAAATCGAAGGACAACGGTACTCGGCAGATTCGAGCAGAAGTATTGGCCGTACTGCCAGAATGTTGTTGTCCGGAAACTGAGCAGTGGGATGAACCGGGACGAAATCATTCAGGATGCACAGACTGCGGTATTCGAGAAAAGGAAGAACTGGCGAATTATAAGCGCACGGCTCGACTTTATGATATACGAAATGCCGGACGACATCACCGTTTTACCGTATCGGGACATCTCGTCCACAACTGCGGCTATGGCGGCTCCGTTGGTGCATTGAAAGCGATGGGGGCGCTGGAGCTTGGCATGAAAGAGGAAGAACTGAAACCGCTGGTGGATTCCTGGCGGTCAGCAAATCCGAATATCGTCCGACTCTGGGGTGAGATCGAGAGGGCGGCCATCCATGTCATCAAGACCAAAGAGCCACAGCAGGTGAAGTGCCTGCGGTTCACTTACCAGTCTGGCTTTCTCTTTATTTATCTTCCCTCTGGCAGAAAGCTGGCATATGTGAAACCGAGACTGGGAGAAAACCAGTTCGGCGGAACTTCCATTACCTATGAAGGTGTTGGCGGTACAAAGAAGTGGGAGAGGCTGGAGAGCTTTGGCGGCAAGCTGACCGAGAACGTGATCCAGGCAATCAGCCGGGACATCCTCTGCTATGCCATGCGCACACTCCGTTGTTGTTCCATTGTGATGCATGTGCATGACGAGCTGATCATCGAAGCAGACCCACGGGTCAGCCTGGAAGCAATTTGTGAGCAGATGGGACGAACCCCGCCTTGGACACCGGGGCTGGTTTTGCGAGCAGATGGCTTTACCTCGGATTTTTATATGAAGGATTAA
- a CDS encoding DEAD/DEAH box helicase produces the protein MHEYQRYCVDFIETHEEAAVLLDMGLGKTAIALTAIFDLVYDFFLVRKVLVVAPLRVARDQWIAEVGKWEHLSDLRVSVVVGTEQERKIALMRSADVYVINRENVAWLVEKSGAVLDFDMLVVDELSSFKNSDSKRFKGLMKLRPKIKRTVGLTGTPASNGLMDLFAEYKLLDKGKRLGRFITRYRSDYFKPDKMNGAVVYSYKPLPFAEEEIYKKISDMTISMKSTDYLLMPEKIMTECMVTMDEKEKKKYDELRKELVLNMGEENEITAANAAALCGKLSQLANGAIYTDDKKVMQFHEKKLDALEDLIEAANGKPVLVAYWYQHDLERIRKRLDEKKIEYDKIDSGESIKRWNSGQLPVGLIHPASAGHGLNLQSGGNCIIWFGITWSLELYQQTNGRLWRQGQNSQTVVINHIITSGTIDERILRVLKGKDATQEELIDAVKANLGG, from the coding sequence ATGCACGAGTACCAGAGGTACTGTGTGGATTTCATAGAGACCCACGAAGAGGCAGCTGTATTGTTGGATATGGGACTTGGCAAAACAGCAATTGCACTGACGGCGATTTTCGATTTGGTCTATGACTTCTTTCTGGTGAGAAAGGTGCTGGTGGTGGCACCGCTTAGAGTGGCGCGAGATCAGTGGATCGCGGAGGTCGGAAAGTGGGAGCATTTGTCGGATTTGAGGGTAAGCGTGGTTGTCGGGACCGAGCAGGAGAGGAAGATCGCGCTTATGAGAAGTGCGGACGTGTATGTGATAAACCGTGAGAATGTGGCATGGCTGGTAGAAAAAAGCGGAGCCGTTCTGGATTTTGACATGCTCGTGGTGGATGAGCTGAGTTCTTTTAAGAATTCAGACAGTAAGAGGTTTAAGGGGTTGATGAAATTAAGACCGAAGATAAAAAGAACAGTAGGTCTGACAGGCACACCTGCATCCAACGGCTTAATGGATCTCTTTGCTGAGTATAAGCTGCTGGATAAGGGAAAGCGGCTGGGAAGATTCATTACGAGGTATAGAAGCGACTACTTCAAGCCGGACAAGATGAACGGAGCAGTGGTCTATTCCTACAAGCCACTCCCGTTTGCTGAGGAGGAAATCTATAAAAAGATTTCTGACATGACCATTTCCATGAAGTCTACGGATTACTTACTGATGCCGGAAAAGATCATGACTGAGTGCATGGTCACGATGGATGAAAAGGAAAAGAAAAAATATGATGAGCTGAGAAAAGAATTGGTGCTGAACATGGGGGAAGAAAACGAGATCACCGCAGCAAATGCAGCTGCTCTCTGCGGAAAACTTTCCCAGCTGGCGAATGGTGCAATCTATACCGATGACAAAAAGGTGATGCAGTTTCATGAGAAGAAGCTGGATGCACTGGAAGACCTGATCGAGGCAGCCAATGGAAAACCGGTTCTGGTAGCGTACTGGTACCAGCATGATCTGGAACGGATCAGGAAAAGACTGGATGAGAAGAAGATCGAGTATGACAAGATAGACAGCGGCGAGAGCATTAAACGGTGGAACTCCGGTCAGCTCCCCGTTGGTCTGATCCACCCGGCTTCTGCCGGCCATGGTCTGAATCTTCAGAGCGGCGGAAACTGCATCATCTGGTTTGGAATTACATGGTCGCTGGAACTTTACCAGCAGACCAACGGAAGATTATGGCGGCAGGGACAAAATTCTCAGACAGTGGTTATAAATCATATCATCACATCTGGCACTATAGATGAGAGGATTCTCCGAGTGCTCAAAGGTAAGGATGCGACACAGGAGGAGCTGATCGATGCAGTAAAAGCAAATTTAGGAGGATAA
- a CDS encoding virulence-associated E family protein produces MRDLNIAYGNSCMAKKWSNKTITFGELCGRLENTIRTTETVEEYQKMKRAEREAAKDKGGFVGGQLKGGRRKRENVVSRSMLTMDVDKGEKGFIESYEMLASYTSVLYTTHGHTPEAPRFRIIIPLTRDVTPDEYQAIARYFAAEWGIDQFDECSYRPHQLMYWPTTPSNGEYICEKVEGEWLDPDVFLSFHPNWQDCSLLPTSSRESEVKESSGKKMEDPEAKGGVVGLFCRAYPIREAIDTFLSNVYEPSANIPGRYSYIPADSSAGVQIFEEKFAHSFHASDPACGRSLNSFDLVRVHKFGDEDEKKSFQAMCDFAMSLDKVRVLAAEEKKAEADMDFDDGEDWREKLRYMPRSKVLENSVFNEVLILNNDPDFQNFAFNEMANRIQITGKVPWNRPDDNKFWRDADTAQLKAILDTRYTSFSTRNHDVSFLKVADDRSFHPVRDYLDGLPSWDGKERVDTLLIDYFDADDTPYVRAVTRKMLVAAVTRIYHPGTKFDSVPVLDGEQGIGKSTFLKDLCGEEYYADNLSLTDMNDKAAAEKLQGFWIVEIPELAGMKKADIEKVKAFITTTDDKYRPSYGRTVESHPRQCVVIASVNGERGYLRDITGNRRFWVVKLKQTEQKRKWHFTKEEKDQIWAETKKYYEDGEKLYLEGDLLESAQEAQKSAMEMDERQGMVEQYLNMLLPERWDMMDLYERRNYISEKDSPTVEKGVRMRSVVCNAEIWCECFGRSLSDMKPADSYAIAALMTQVYGWTRTKESIRFGIYGKQRIYKKTTEQEK; encoded by the coding sequence ATGAGAGACTTGAATATTGCCTACGGCAACAGCTGCATGGCGAAGAAATGGTCGAATAAGACGATCACCTTTGGGGAGCTGTGCGGCCGGCTGGAAAATACGATAAGAACCACGGAGACAGTCGAGGAATACCAGAAGATGAAGCGCGCCGAGCGTGAAGCTGCCAAGGATAAGGGCGGCTTTGTCGGCGGTCAGCTGAAGGGCGGCAGAAGAAAGAGAGAAAACGTGGTCAGCCGTTCTATGCTGACGATGGATGTGGATAAGGGTGAAAAAGGCTTCATCGAAAGCTATGAGATGCTGGCCTCGTATACCTCTGTCCTCTATACCACCCACGGACACACCCCGGAAGCACCTCGTTTCCGCATCATCATCCCGCTGACCCGTGATGTGACACCGGATGAATACCAGGCCATTGCCCGGTACTTCGCAGCCGAATGGGGCATCGACCAGTTTGATGAATGCTCGTACCGTCCGCATCAGCTGATGTACTGGCCGACTACGCCATCGAATGGAGAGTATATCTGCGAAAAGGTGGAGGGCGAATGGCTTGACCCGGATGTTTTTCTCTCTTTTCACCCTAACTGGCAGGACTGTTCTTTACTTCCGACCAGCAGTAGAGAGAGCGAGGTAAAGGAAAGCAGCGGCAAGAAGATGGAAGACCCGGAGGCGAAAGGCGGCGTGGTTGGACTGTTCTGCCGTGCTTATCCGATTCGTGAAGCCATCGACACCTTCCTTTCCAATGTCTATGAGCCGTCTGCCAACATTCCCGGCCGCTATTCCTATATCCCGGCGGATTCCTCTGCCGGTGTGCAGATTTTTGAGGAGAAGTTCGCACATTCCTTCCATGCATCCGACCCTGCCTGCGGTCGTTCCTTGAATTCCTTTGACCTTGTGCGTGTACACAAGTTTGGGGACGAAGATGAGAAAAAGAGCTTCCAGGCAATGTGCGATTTTGCGATGAGTCTGGATAAGGTCAGGGTGCTGGCGGCAGAGGAGAAGAAAGCGGAAGCCGACATGGACTTTGATGACGGTGAGGACTGGAGAGAGAAGTTAAGGTATATGCCCAGAAGCAAGGTGCTGGAGAACAGTGTCTTTAACGAGGTGCTGATCCTTAATAATGACCCGGACTTCCAGAATTTTGCGTTCAATGAGATGGCAAACCGCATCCAGATCACAGGAAAAGTGCCGTGGAACCGCCCGGACGATAACAAGTTCTGGCGCGATGCAGATACCGCACAGCTGAAAGCCATTCTTGATACCCGCTATACTTCATTCTCTACCCGTAATCACGATGTGAGTTTTTTGAAGGTGGCGGACGACCGCAGCTTTCACCCGGTTAGAGATTATTTGGACGGCCTGCCGTCTTGGGACGGTAAGGAACGGGTGGATACCCTGTTGATTGATTATTTTGATGCGGACGATACCCCATACGTCCGTGCGGTGACCCGGAAGATGCTGGTGGCAGCAGTCACCCGTATCTACCATCCCGGCACGAAGTTTGACTCTGTTCCGGTACTGGATGGTGAGCAGGGAATTGGAAAAAGTACGTTCTTGAAGGATCTGTGCGGAGAGGAATACTACGCCGACAACCTGAGCCTGACGGATATGAACGATAAGGCTGCCGCGGAGAAACTGCAGGGATTCTGGATCGTGGAGATCCCGGAGCTGGCCGGCATGAAGAAAGCGGACATTGAAAAGGTGAAAGCATTCATTACGACCACCGATGATAAGTATCGCCCTTCTTATGGCCGTACTGTCGAATCTCACCCACGGCAGTGTGTGGTGATTGCAAGTGTCAACGGCGAGAGAGGATACCTGCGCGATATTACGGGTAACCGCCGCTTCTGGGTTGTTAAGCTGAAGCAGACGGAGCAGAAGCGTAAGTGGCATTTTACGAAAGAAGAAAAGGACCAGATCTGGGCGGAAACCAAGAAATACTACGAGGACGGCGAGAAGCTGTACTTGGAAGGTGATTTATTGGAGAGCGCACAGGAGGCCCAGAAGAGTGCAATGGAAATGGATGAGCGCCAGGGCATGGTCGAACAGTATCTGAATATGCTGCTGCCGGAACGCTGGGATATGATGGATCTCTATGAGAGAAGAAATTATATCAGCGAGAAAGACAGCCCGACGGTAGAAAAAGGTGTGAGAATGCGGAGTGTGGTCTGCAATGCCGAAATCTGGTGTGAATGCTTTGGCCGTTCTCTGTCTGATATGAAGCCTGCTGATTCCTATGCTATCGCTGCCCTTATGACACAGGTTTACGGCTGGACGAGGACAAAGGAGAGCATTCGCTTTGGCATTTACGGCAAACAGAGAATCTACAAGAAAACAACGGAACAGGAAAAATAA